A genomic segment from Nicotiana sylvestris chromosome 1, ASM39365v2, whole genome shotgun sequence encodes:
- the LOC104223987 gene encoding sulfate transporter 3.1-like — MGNAHFDDQYSHQKVEIPAPKPFLKTLKSCVKEALFPDDPFRKFKNQSLTKKLALGLQYFVPILDWAPRYTFQLFKADFIAGITIASLAVPQGISYAGLANLPPVIGLYSSFVPPMVYAMLGSSKHLAIGNVAVPSLLISAMLGRVVNPHDNPKLYLQLVFTATFFAGVFQASLGLLRLGFIVDFLSHATILGFMGGAATVVCLQQLKGILGLVHFTHETDIVSVMRSIFSQLHQWRWESGVLGCCFLFFLLLTRYFSKKKPAFFWISCMAPLTSVILGSVLVYFTHAEKNGVQVIGHLKKGINPPSYSELAFSSQYLTTAIKTGIVTGVIAMAEGIAVGRSFAIVENYHIDGNKEMIAFGMMNIAGSCTSCYLTTGPFSRTAVNFNAGCKTAVSNIVMATAVMITLLLLTPLFHYTPLVVLSSIIISAMLGIIDYNAAIHLWKVDKYDFLVCISSFIGVVFGSVEVGLIVAVAMSLLRILLFVARPKTFVLGKIPNSMTYRNTEQYSAASSVPGILIIHIDAPIYFANASYLRERISRWIDEEEEKQRTLSEIELQYVILDMSAVGNIDTSGISMLEEVKRNADRRCLKLLLANPGGEVMKKLDKSNFIDTIGKEWIYLTVGEAVNACNYILHTCKFQSKRIESSTIPDDNV; from the exons ATGGGTAATGCTCACTTTGATGATCAATATTCACATCAAAAGGTAGAAATCCCAGCACCAAAGCCATTCTTGAAGACACTCAAATCTTGTGTGAAAGAAGCACTATTTCCTGATGACCCCTTTAGGAAATTCAAGAACCAGTCACTTACCAAGAAACTTGCTTTGGGTTTGCAGTATTTTGTCCCCATCCTCGATTGGGCTCCTCGCTATACGTTTCAACTTTTCAAAGCTGATTTTATTGCTGGAATCACAATTGCTAGTCTTGCTGTTCCTCAAGGGATAAGCTATGCTGGTTTGGCTAACTTGCCTCCAGTTATTGGACTTT ATTCAAGCTTTGTGCCACCGATGGTATATGCGATGTTGGGAAGTTCGAAGCATTTGGCAATAGGGAATGTGGCAGTTCCATCGCTTCTCATTTCTGCAATGCTTGGCCGAGTCGTTAATCCTCACGATAATCCCAAGCTTTATCTTCAGTTGGTATTTACTGCTACTTTCTTTGCTGGAGTTTTCCAAGCTTCCTTAGGCTTGTTAAG GCTAGGATTCATAGTGGACTTTCTATCGCATGCAACAATATTAGGGTTCATGGGAGGAGCAGCCACAGTAGTGTGCTTACAGCAGCTGAAAGGAATTCTTGGACTTGTTCATTTCACCCATGAAACTGATATTGTCAGTGTCATGCGCTCCATCTTTAGCCAATTACACCAG TGGAGATGGGAAAGTGGAGTCCTAGGTTGTTGttttctcttcttcctcttgTTGACCAGATATTTT AGCAAAAAGAAGCCAGCTTTCTTCTGGATAAGTTGTATGGCGCCTCTAACATCTGTGATCTTGGGAAGTGTTCTTGTTTATTTCACCCATGCTGAAAAAAATGGGGTTCAAGTG ATTGGGCACTTGAAAAAAGGGATAAATCCACCATCGTATTCTGAACTGGCATTTAGCTCGCAGTATCTTACAACTGCCATTAAGACTGGAATCGTCACTGGTGTCATCGCCATGGCT GAAGGAATAGCAGTTGGAAGGAGTTTCGCCATAGTGGAGAACTATCACATTGATGGAAACAAAGAAATGATTGCCTTTGGGATGATGAACATTGCTGGTTCTTGCACCTCTTGCTACTTAACCACAG gaCCATTTTCACGTACGGCAGTGAATTTCAATGCAGGATGCAAGACAGCAGTGTCCAACATAGTAATGGCAACAGCAGTGATGATAACATTGTTGTTGCTAACACCATTGTTCCATTACACACCCCTTGTTGTGCTTTCCTCCATTATAATTTCAGCCATGCTAGGCATCATTGACTATAATGCTGCTATCCACCTTTGGAAAGTTGACAAATACGATTTCCTCGTTTGCATTAGTTCCTTCATTGGAGTTGTCTTTGGTAGCGTTGAAGTTGGCCTAATAGTCGCG GTGGCAATGTCTTTACTTAGGATACTTCTCTTTGTAGCAAGGCCAAAGACATTTGTCTTAGGTAAAATACCAAACTCCATGACCTATAGAAACACTGAACAATATTCAGCAGCAAGCAGTGTTCCTGGAATTCTCATCATACACATTGATGCCCCAATCTATTTTGCAAATGCAAGTTATTTGAGGGAAAG GATTTCAAGAtggatagatgaagaagaagagaagcaAAGGACTTTATCTGAGATTGAGCTGCAATATGTCATATTGGATATGAGTG CTGTTGGAAACATCGATACAAGTGGAATTAGTATGCTTGAGGAAGTGAAGAGAAATGCAGATAGGCGATGTCTAAAG CTTTTATTGGCAAATCCTGGAGGGGAAGTGATGAAGAAGCTGGATAAGTCAAATTTCATTGACACAATTGGGAAGGAATGGATCTATTTAACAGTTGGGGAGGCTGTTAATGCATGCAATTATATTCTTCACACTTGCAAGTTTCAATCCAAGAGAATTGAATCTTCAACAATCCCAGACGATAACGTATGA